In Blattabacterium cuenoti, the following proteins share a genomic window:
- the yidD gene encoding membrane protein insertion efficiency factor YidD — protein MKIINNFFIQLVKLYQLSISPWIGKNCRYIPTCSEYMIFCLKKFHFFKAIFFSIKRIFRCNPWNKSGYDPI, from the coding sequence ATGAAAATCATAAATAACTTTTTTATACAACTTGTTAAGTTGTACCAATTATCCATATCTCCTTGGATAGGAAAAAATTGTAGGTATATTCCTACCTGTTCGGAATATATGATTTTCTGTCTAAAAAAATTTCATTTTTTCAAAGCTATTTTTTTTAGTATTAAACGAATTTTTCGATGTAATCCTTGGAACAAATCAGGTTATGATCCTATTTAA
- a CDS encoding pyridoxine 5'-phosphate synthase, whose protein sequence is MVKLSVNINKIATLRNSRGGNIPNLLQVAMDIQKFGGQGITIHPRPDERHITYKDVYDLDKVIETELNIEGNPTEKFMELVLDVKPNQVTLVPDTDNDITSNCGWNTFLHQNFLTKKINKLKRVGIRTSIFLDPIPEMVIYAKKIGADGIELYTGDYSIGFMNNQLNCINNYIKTAEIARMNQLFVNAGHDLNLDNLSFLIKSIPYIMEISIGHALISESLYLGLENTIQSYLKRIKKIYK, encoded by the coding sequence ATGGTAAAATTAAGTGTAAATATTAATAAGATTGCAACGTTAAGAAATTCAAGAGGAGGAAATATTCCTAATCTTTTGCAAGTTGCAATGGATATTCAAAAATTTGGGGGACAAGGTATAACAATACATCCAAGACCTGATGAAAGACATATTACATATAAAGATGTATATGATCTTGATAAAGTGATAGAAACAGAATTGAATATAGAAGGGAATCCTACTGAAAAATTTATGGAACTAGTTTTAGATGTAAAACCAAATCAGGTAACTTTAGTTCCTGATACAGATAACGATATTACATCTAATTGTGGGTGGAATACTTTTTTACACCAAAATTTCTTAACTAAGAAAATTAACAAGTTAAAAAGAGTAGGAATCAGAACTTCTATATTTTTAGATCCAATCCCAGAAATGGTTATATATGCAAAAAAAATAGGAGCAGATGGAATTGAATTATATACAGGAGATTATTCTATTGGATTTATGAATAATCAATTGAATTGTATTAATAATTATATTAAAACAGCGGAAATTGCTCGTATGAATCAACTATTTGTTAATGCAGGACATGATTTAAATTTAGATAATTTATCTTTTTTAATTAAAAGTATTCCATACATTATGGAAATATCTATAGGACATGCTTTAATTAGTGAATCACTATATCTAGGATTAGAAAATACAATACAAAGTTATCTTAAGAGAATAAAAAAAATATATAAATGA
- a CDS encoding alpha/beta fold hydrolase: MILHSKIFGKGFPVLVLHGLFGNGDNWSFFAKIFSKNFQIHLLDVRNHGNSFYSNKMDYDLISEDIFKYIHYYKLQNPILLGHSMGGRSVMKFSMKYPFIPRKIIIVDISPNAYKNTENENIIFALKKVNFNIIKTRRDLVSFLKTWIVHLETRLFFSKCTYRKENGKLSFRFFLPGIEKNYKYLIQNEIKGGVYNGPALFLRGEYSNYLLPREYPIIRKLFPKSEFLTIDKSNHWVHIDNPKSFYEKVDLFLKN; this comes from the coding sequence ATGATATTGCATTCTAAAATTTTTGGAAAAGGATTTCCTGTTTTAGTTCTTCATGGTTTATTTGGAAACGGAGATAATTGGAGTTTTTTTGCTAAAATTTTTTCAAAAAATTTTCAGATACACTTATTAGATGTTAGAAATCATGGAAATAGTTTTTATTCAAATAAAATGGATTATGATCTTATATCAGAAGATATTTTTAAATATATACATTATTACAAATTGCAAAATCCTATATTATTAGGTCATTCTATGGGAGGAAGATCTGTAATGAAATTTTCAATGAAATATCCTTTTATACCTAGAAAAATTATCATTGTAGATATAAGCCCTAATGCGTATAAGAATACAGAAAACGAAAATATAATTTTTGCATTGAAAAAAGTTAATTTTAATATTATTAAAACAAGAAGAGATCTTGTTTCATTTTTAAAAACATGGATTGTCCATTTAGAGACTAGATTATTTTTTTCTAAATGCACTTATAGAAAGGAAAATGGAAAGTTATCTTTTCGTTTTTTTTTACCTGGAATAGAAAAGAATTATAAATATTTAATTCAAAATGAAATAAAAGGTGGAGTATATAATGGACCAGCTCTTTTTTTAAGAGGAGAATATTCTAATTATCTTTTACCAAGAGAATATCCTATTATAAGAAAATTATTTCCAAAATCAGAATTTTTAACTATAGATAAATCAAATCATTGGGTACATATAGATAATCCAAAATCTTTTTATGAAAAAGTAGATTTATTTTTAAAGAATTAA